The genomic DNA GATGTtttgtggggtataattgatgaTATGAGCGCcgaattgcttaagagccaggcCTCATCATCGAGCAGGAGATgttctacagattcattagtgggacatgctaagccattttcacagtgaattgatggtgcgcctaaagagaagtggtcacttctgtatgacagATGTGAGACGTTATGGAATCGAGAGGACCAACCATgctgagtgttacaatatggtaatgcgtcgtgttcgtggatttcctcttgttggcattgttgagttcatcatgtatggatatataaggtattttagggagcgatacgcatcagccgctcccttacttaatgatccaggagtgcatttttgcagaagagtcaatgagtacatggagaaaaaaattgaaaaggctcgatttcactcagtcatatcgatgggcacaaaggagcaaagatttgaggtatcatgcagggaTAGGACTGGCCAGGGAGTCTGCAGGcaaagggtaattcaagaagtcttgataaccattgacgggagggtgttctgccgatgtcagaagccaaaggtgcatcacttaccatgctcctatgtcatcgcggcttgttctgtatctgggttagatgctgcgtcatatgtttctcaatatttcacaaaagaagccgcaacacagacttggtgtcatgagatatacggcatcggtattctaggcccattcactcaaaaaaatccccatccaattctcatccctgatgcagctacgaagcggggcataggccgacggcagacacgtcgtatccggaatggaatggacgagtccgaggctggaaagaagaaaaaacgttgcaacttgtgtggagcggacggtcacacttacaagaagtgcccacagctttcagtacccaatgctgctgccgaggctggaccttccgggaatccgacggatggatcggctccacctacaagaattcgccgcatctagttgtgcatttATTTGTGTGTACAAAATTAAGTATATTGTGTATGTACTATGCCTAAAtgtcttgtttaattagttggaagtgcgtatttctatagaatttggttgtaatgaacgtaaccttcaatgtaatatcTTATGTGGTATCTTGTTTAACGTTCTATTTATATTTCGTTCATTGTATCAAATTGGTTATCCCCAAATACTTGGACACATGGTTTGTGGCCACCTATAGCACAAGCCACCACATAATGTGACACATAGAAGAAAGCTAAATGAGTACACATCCACGATACTGAAGAATCCAAATTATTTCAGTACAATTTACTTCACAATCTAGACCGATGAACACCATATGTTACacattatttcatgaaatcatctaggtagtcacgcacagggggaggaacatcatcttttggaggccatggtttggggggcatgaagtcatctaagTCGTCATCCAAGTTAACAGAacttggtgctggaggtggtgcaatttgacttgacgaacctcttgactttctctttctctcttttatggttctactttcatgtatagggggaggaacatcaggtCTTAGAGGCCATGGttttgggggcatgaagtcatctaagtcgtcatcccagttaacagaacttggtgctggaggtggtgcagtttgacttgacgaacctccggttcTATGTGAttgccaagtactatcaccccaAGATCTTCCACGCCTCCTTCGTCTTGTTTGCGGCAtgagtccaccgaagatacataccaatttacgaaaatttggtattgatttgttaatcaactccgtgtcctcggggtaatccttgcatataattacacaacaaCTTTAAAATTTACGgaatatggattacaaatgacTATAGATATTAGATCCGAATGATaattaccttaatgtgcatttGATACACCTCTGACCGCATCCATATCGTAGGAGTACTTTGTACGAAACCAATAACATTAGAATGATtagctagttcacataccctcataTACATCTTAcggcgttctagcaggtgtccctttacatcttgcgttgtaatacctcgaaacaatatgaaatctttaaaccctactaatttggacaacaccatctctatcgtaccatccgctaatggatccaacttcttactgattacaagatgtatcatgatctcaagaaatatactagatttttcttcggtccatgaaaatccaacagaattagaagcagccattgccttatgctgcaataacaaTAAAGTACTGTCATTCCAaatttactattttatatttCACTAGCCAAAAACTCAATCTATTCTAATTcgtaattattttagaaacaatTCTATAATACGTCaaaaatattggttacctgcggttcggatccaaaatccgatagggcttcgccggtggaattaccttccttacccttcctctctctcccctctctggatctcgtgggcagaaaatgaggacGCGAGGGAAGGGGCGGAGCTTTTATAtccttggcgggagcctgccgccccctgtgCCGGGcgacagcggggcggcaggcccccgcCAAAGACCTCTgcgtaaataaaatttatatttatttacatagaggtccctaccgccccccTCCCGGGccgtaggccccctgccgcccccctactGGGCGGGAGGGATATAGAACTGTAAAATAttaaatcaaaaatatatttctgtaaatttttttttgaaaaatatagaaataaaaaagacgccacGGCAAGCCACGCGAACAGGTTCTCAGCCCACCTATTAAATCAGCAGCGCGTGGGTTGGGCCTGTGCAACGGAGCGCTGGCCACCACAAGCCTGCCTGGTTGTCCCGAGGCCCAGAGGACGAGTGGGctgagaagcagagcagagacAGACAGGTCGCAGGGAAGCTGGGAAGCTCTGACCAAGGCCCACCGATCCACAAGACAACAGCATCAATAACATTTCAAACCGTCGAGACTCTAGTGCCTTTGTCGAAGAACATATTGGAATAAATGAAAATTATCGCCTTGTTTTCCTCAAATCTGGTTCTCTGGACTGCGAACCAGCGGCAAAAGGTTTTTAGTTTCTTGAACTCCTTCATGCCATTGTATTAAGACAGGAAAAAGATAAACACCAAATCACAACACGATTATATCTAATCCTCTTTAACTAATGCAGACAGCCAATCCATAACTTTCCAGGTCAAACAGAAGGATGGAAGAAAACTAGTCATCTGAAGAGCGCGAGCAATTCTTCAAAGATTGGTGTCTACTGAACACTTGGTTCTGAGCGGTTACATAATTTACACACGCAAACGCACACACTAGAGCAATTCATCCATAACAGGCTCCCTCCCACCTACGCGTATCAGCTTCACCTCCCATATACACAAAAGAGTACAGCGGCAGATCATGGCCCTCACCCTTTAAGAACGATGAGTGGGTGATTCTGTCGCTGAAATAGATTGAAGCTGGTTCCTTCTCTTCAACCAAAAGCATCAATTTCAGCAGTCATATATACATGAGCACCTCAACAGAATACGTTGGCTCAGCTCACCGGGCATCCTGTGTTGTGATTTGGCCGTTTGGGGTCTCTTATCAGAGGTGATGTTAAGAGAAACAAGGGAAAGAATGGTGGCTATGGTTTCCCTGGTGGTTCTTGATGTTTTGCACTGCTCCTGGACTGCAGTCGCTCCCTTATCTCTTTGAAGGACTGGAGCTCCTCAAGTGCATCAGATGTCCTACGGGACGTGGCGGAGCTTGCTGAGGCTGCTTCGCTGGGCTCAGCCCTTGATGTTTGTAATGAATAGCTAGGATCTCGCAACGGACACGCGTTTCTCAGCAGGTTGACTAGAGAACCAACTTGTGCATCTTGAGATTTATGGGACAACGAACATGCCTGATCGCTTGTTTCCTTCCCATCACTGCTTCTGTATAATCCACAGAGAAAAAATTAGATTCCTAAGAAACTCGACAGTGGAAATAATATTGATAACAGGTGGTCAGTCAACACCAAAGCATTGCCAATGGATTATAAGGTGTATTTCTTGACAAACAAATTGGATAACCTTGTTTTGTTGATTTACCAGGGAAACGGGTATATAAAGATATGGCCGCATTATTTACTGCACAAATGAAACTCTGGTTAATGCAGGGAGCTGTCAAAAGGGACTGCCTGATGCTATCAAGTCGACTGAGTAACATATTGAGTAACATATTGCTGAGAATAAATATAAGACAGATTATTGAGCAACGGGTGTTGCGCGAACCAAATACCACTGTATTGCAAAATTTGCCAATACATAGTCATGATTCATGATCACTAGCCAATAGCCATAACAAAAGCATGTGGTGCTACTGTGGACACGCCACTTGGGTGCAAGGCCATCTAGGATGTGTTCGTCACAGTTACAGCAACGGAACAAAAGCTTTCAGCTGCAGGCCCAAACTAATTGCCAATTAATTGTTCTACTACTGATGGCTGATTCCCAATATTATATTCTGTACACTAATAAAAACATTACTTATTAACTACACTATGCAGTTTGTTCGTGCCAAGGTCTTCAAATCCTCATAGTAAACAACAAATTGATCATGTACAGAATTTTGACAGGATCATTCGTGTGTCTGCGTAAAAGAGCTGAATGCCTGCACATCAGTCAAGAATATAGCTCTAACATTATTTACCAGCTAGATCCATGAGTGGTTGGCTAAATTTTCTCAATCTTGTAATTTCCACAGAAGCCTGCCCCAACTTTCTTGGGACTAAAAGGCTTTTTTGTTGTTGTAATCTCTACAGACAGAATACTCCATGAAATTCCTTTATCCAATGCACTAGTGCGCTACCAGATGACAGTATATGTAAGGAAACTGTAACTGTGCTACTGCCTACTGGACAAAAGGTATAATATTTCATCCTATGTTCTTTTAGTCCGGACCAGATAAAGCTCCTAGGGTTGAATTTGTGAGAATCAAATAGCAAAAGGATCTAGAAAAGATATTATTTTAAACATACCCAGGTTTGGAGACTGGGGGATCAACATCATCCACGAAAAAAGGATAATCATCCAGATCGTCTTGCCGAGGGGAATCACATGAGGAGAGTGCAGAGAACCTGCCAGATTCATCTTTGTTGTCCTTGCCCTGGACGCAGCAACCAGTGTCAATGGAGGGTAACAGATCAGCTTAATTAACATGATACAATTGGAAGCCAAACTTGCTGAAAGCTATTTCAATTTATAATTAAGATTTAGTAGACTGCATAGAGTAAATTTAAGCCACTACAGTACAGAAGAAGTACCAAGACAGAAAATTACTCAGAAAATAGAAGAGAAGATCCAGAATACAGAAAGACTATCATCCAAAACTGGTTTTGATGTACTCAGAAAATCACCAAATTATTAGACATTGCTTCATTGTTCAACTAATATTACAAAGATGAAGTTTTACAAATACTTTACTCACAGCAAGGATCAGTGGGACTTGTTCACAATCCAAAGCAGTTTTTGGCAACATGCATAAAATGAGATAAATTGAGTATCTTGTTATAGGTTATGGTTCAAAGTTATATATCTTTGTTTGTGCCATGAACATTTCCATCAAACATGGTAACTGAGTTAAGTTTGGTAAATGAACTCAGCAAGAAACATAGATCTAAAAGCTTAGGCCTGAATTTAAGTTGGTTGCTGTAGTTGTGATTCTTGGGCTCCGAATAACCCCTTCTTATATCTGTTGTCTGCGTATTTCTGCTCCACCTTGCTCTAGGATATGAAATGGTGAACTGACGGTGCAAAATATGAACCTGTTAAACTAAATGTAGTAACTAAAGAGCAAAGATTATAAGCTGACAATTAGTTCCTTATCTACTCAGATTCCAACACATATAAACATGCAATTCTAGGTCAGGGGTTCAGGTATCCTAGATGAATTTGGAGTCAGTTTCAAAGCTCTCATGGTCAGAAAGATTCAATCAAATAAACTCTGAATAATTGAAGTTCACAATAATTATCGATACAGCTGAGCATATGCAGATCAGTAGAAGTAGAGTTATGAATCACCTTATGTCTGGGTGACAACCTCCCTATCAACCGGCCGATCTCTGACGGAGACTCTTGAGCACCTGCTGCCCCCATGTCTCCTTTTCTCGGAGATGGCGGTGGCAGCGTGTTCTGGCGGTGCACAGGGCTCCTCCTCTCACCCACCTGTGGTATTGGCATTGGCGCTGATTCCCCCCTAGTGAGACGCTTCTGCAGGTACCCACCTGGAAAGTGGGGCGGCGAGGGCGTGGGCGAGGCGTAAAACACCTGTTGTGCCGGCGTGTGCGGCCAGAACACAGGCGGAGCCCAGCTGTGCGGGCGCTGCAGCTGATAGGACGAGGGGAAGGCGGAGCCGGTGGCTTCGGTAAGCGAGGCTGGGAAGGCGCGCATGGGCTCGGCGGCTGGGCTGCCGACGTAGTCGGGGATTATGTTGGAGGGAGAAAGGGAGGTGATCTCGAGGTTGAAGGAGGTAAGGCTGGGGAGGTACTGGACGGAGACGACGAGGCGGCCGAGCTGGGTCTCGACGGGGACGA from Panicum virgatum strain AP13 chromosome 7N, P.virgatum_v5, whole genome shotgun sequence includes the following:
- the LOC120682179 gene encoding autophagy-related protein 13a-like isoform X3, producing the protein MSGMSDSAGGGRAGAELMVEQFHLKVLHAVLAVRTPRPLAAAAAPAAASAFRRRDRWFHLPLHDPPPSPEAADRLEPLAPGEPLVVDVLLSPAGGGAGPGGEVVERWTVACEPWPPDAAGGEEVAVNRAYKHCFTLLRSVYAVLRVLPAYRVFRLLCANHSYNYEMVHRVDTFAEPFSRAQEAAMRSHRFVPVETQLGRLVVSVQYLPSLTSFNLEITSLSPSNIIPDYVGSPAAEPMRAFPASLTEATGSAFPSSYQLQRPHSWAPPVFWPHTPAQQVFYASPTPSPPHFPGGYLQKRLTRGESAPMPIPQVGERRSPVHRQNTLPPPSPRKGDMGAAGAQESPSEIGRLIGRLSPRHKGKDNKDESGRFSALSSCDSPRQDDLDDYPFFVDDVDPPVSKPGK
- the LOC120682179 gene encoding autophagy-related protein 13a-like isoform X1; the protein is MSGMSDSAGGGRAGAELMVEQFHLKVLHAVLAVRTPRPLAAAAAPAAASAFRRRDRWFHLPLHDPPPSPEAADRLEPLAPGEPLVVDVLLSPAGGGAGPGGEVVERWTVACEPWPPDAAGGEEVAVNRAYKHCFTLLRSVYAVLRVLPAYRVFRLLCANHSYNYEMVHRVDTFAEPFSRAQEAAMRSHRFVPVETQLGRLVVSVQYLPSLTSFNLEITSLSPSNIIPDYVGSPAAEPMRAFPASLTEATGSAFPSSYQLQRPHSWAPPVFWPHTPAQQVFYASPTPSPPHFPGGYLQKRLTRGESAPMPIPQVGERRSPVHRQNTLPPPSPRKGDMGAAGAQESPSEIGRLIGRLSPRHKGKDNKDESGRFSALSSCDSPRQDDLDDYPFFVDDVDPPVSKPGSSDGKETSDQACSLSHKSQDAQVGSLVNLLRNACPLRDPSYSLQTSRAEPSEAASASSATSRRTSDALEELQSFKEIRERLQSRSSAKHQEPPGKP
- the LOC120682179 gene encoding autophagy-related protein 13a-like isoform X2 — encoded protein: MSGMSDSAGGGRAGAELMVEQFHLKVLHAVLAVRTPRPLAAAAAPAAASAFRRRDRWFHLPLHDPPPSPEAADRLEPLAPGEPLVVDVLLSPAGGGAGPGGEVVERWTVACEPWPPDAAGGEEVAVNRAYKHCFTLLRSVYAVLRVLPAYRVFRLLCANHSYNYEMVHRVDTFAEPFSRAQEAAMRSHRFVPVETQLGRLVVSVQYLPSLTSFNLEITSLSPSNIIPDYVGSPAAEPMRAFPASLTEATGSAFPSSYQLQRPHSWAPPVFWPHTPAQQVFYASPTPSPPHFPGGYLQKRLTRGESAPMPIPQVGERRSPVHRQNTLPPPSPRKGDMGAAGAQESPSEIGRLIGRLSPRHKFTISYPRARWSRNTQTTDIRRGYSEPKNHNYSNQLKFRPKLLDLCFLLSSFTKLNSVTMFDGNVHGTNKDI